The Salvelinus alpinus chromosome 35, SLU_Salpinus.1, whole genome shotgun sequence genome window below encodes:
- the smpdl3b gene encoding acid sphingomyelinase-like phosphodiesterase 3b, protein MTVTMAAMQTIVLSCLLFTCGKVLGLSGNFWHITDIHWDPTYKHTENPELVCASSGKRPAPSAGKFGHYLCDAPWDLINSTVYAMKHILPDPDFIVWTGDDTPHVPNEDLGEEAVLSIISNLTHIIKLVFPSTKVYSALGNHDYHPKSQLPPVQNNIYEQTAQLWQDWLEPESQTTLRTGGYYTENLLNRPGYRVVVLNTNLYYDQNSATEKIDDPAGQFNWADQVLTEAANNKEKVYIIGHVPPGFFEKKRSKPWFRPNFNKRYLELIQKHHSLIIGQFFGHHHTDSFRMFYSSEGSPISTMFLTPGVTPWKTTLPGVIDGANNPGVRVFEYDTQTLLVKDMVTYYLNLTHANVAQARWEKEYRFTESFRVPDASPASMHQAVERMASDRCYLQKYYEFNSVNYDLTECNSDCRVDHVCAAREVDFERYEHCLEKERASSTGVAMLPVLSVVISIVWASC, encoded by the exons ATGACAGTCACTATGGCTGCGATGCAGACCATCGTCCTGTCCTGTCTTCTTTTCACATGCGGGAAAGTTCTGGGGCTGTCAG GAAACTTTTGGCACATCACGGATATTCACTGGGACCCAACCTATAAACACACCGAAAATCCTGAGCTTGTGTGTGCATCCAGTGGAAAACGTCCTGCGCCCAGTGCGGGAAAATTTGGACACTACCTCTGCGATGCGCCATGGGACCTTATTAACTCCACAGTGTATGCAATGAAACACATTCTGCCAGATCCGGATTTCATCGTCTGGACAGg AGATGACACGCCGCATGTCCCGAACGAGGATCTGGGAGAAGAGGCAGTTCtctccattatcagcaacctcaCCCACATCATAAAGCTTGTTTTTCCAA GTACTAAAGTGTACTCAGCGCTGGGAAATCATGACTACCATCCGAAGAGCCAGCTACCCCCAGTCCAGAACAACATCTATGAACAGACAGCACAGCTGTGGCAGGACTGGTTGGAACCAGAGTCTCAAACAACCTTGCGCACAG GTGGATACTATACAGAGAACCTGCTGAACCGACCAGGTTACAGGGTTGTAGTCCTCAACACTAACCTATACTACGACCAGAACAGTGCCACAGAAAAAATTGACGATCCAGCCGGCCAGTTCAACTGGGCAGACCAAGTTCTTACAGAAGCTGCCAACAACAAAGAAAAG GTTTACATCATTGGCCACGTTCCACCAGGGTTCTTTGAGAAGAAGCGGAGTAAGCCTTGGTTTCGACCCAACTTCAACAAACGTTACCTAGAGCTGATCCAGAAGCATCACTCTCTAATTATCGGACAGTTCTTCGGCCATCATCACACTGACAGCTTCCGCATGTTCTACAGCTCGGAAG GTTCCCCCATCAGTACCATGTTCCTTACCCCTGGTGTCACTCCCTGGAAGACCACCTTACCTGGGGTTATAGACGGAGCCAACAACCCTGGGGTCCGCGTCTTTGAATATGACACCCAAACTCTTCTAGTCAAA GACATGGTGACCTACTACCTGAACCTGACCCATGCCAACGTGGCCCAGGCACGCTGGGAGAAAGAGTACCGCTTCACTGAGAGCTTTCGTGTGCCTGACGCCTCCCCGGCCTCCATGCACCAGGCCGTAGAGCGCATGGCCAGCGACCGCTGCTACCTGCAGAAGTACTACGAGTTCAACTCAGTCAACTACGACCTGACAGAATGCAACAGTGACTGCCGAGTCGACCACGTGTGTGCTGCTAGAGAGGTAGACTTTGAGAGGTACGAGCATtgtctggagaaagagagggcatCATCGACTGGTGTTGCCATGTTGCCAGTTCTATCTGTGGTGATCAGTATTGTCTGGGCAAGCTGTTAA
- the rpa2 gene encoding replication protein A 32 kDa subunit, with translation MWNQGGSYGESNMGGGYTQSPGGFASPAASQGGEKKGRQRAQQIVPCTVSQLMSAAQAEDVFKVGEVEVAQVTIVGIIRTTDKSMTNIQYKVDDMTGAPMDVKQWVDTEDPSVDSTVIPPGTYVKVSGNLRSFQNHRSVVAFNVRPLQDMNEITSHMLEVVQAHMLLSKPQTIMMGGGGGMNTSMVPMLRPGMGGNMGGGYSGANDMSTNGLSPSQNQVLSLIRSCPDAQGISTQDLKQSLSGMSLAVIKQAVEFLSNEGHIFSTIDEDHFKSTDNDE, from the exons ATGTGGAACCAAG GGGGATCATACGGTGAATCAAACATGGGTGGTGGATACACTCAGTCCCCGGGAGGATTCGCATCACCTGCTGCCTCccagggaggagagaagaaaggg AGACAACGTGCCCAACAGATTGTCCCCTGCACAGTGTCCCAGCTCATGTCTGCTGCCCAAGCGGAGGATGTCTTCAAAGTGGGAGAGGTAGAGGTTGCCCAG GTTACAATTGTGGGCATCATCAGAACCACTGACAAATCCATGACCAACATCCAGTACAAAGTCGATGACATGACAGGGGCCCCTATGGACGTGAAGCAGTGGGTAGATACAGAG GATCCCAGTGTGGACAGCACTGTCATCCCCCCAGGCACTTACGTTAAGGTCTCGGGCAATTTGCGCTCCTTCCAG AACCACAGGTCCGTGGTGGCGTTCAACGTCCGGCCCCTTCAGGACATGAACGAGATCACCTCCCACATGCTGGAGGTGGTGCAGGCACACATGTTGCTCAGCAAACCACAGACTATTATG ATGGGCGGAGGAGGGGGAATGAACACTAGCATGGTGCCCATGTTACGGCCGGGAATGGGTGGCAACATGGGAGGTGGATACTCGGGTGCTAACGACATGTCCACTAACGGCCTGAGCCCAAGCCAAAACCAG GTGCTGAGCTTGATAAGGAGCTGTCCAGACGCACAGGGTATAAGCACACAGGACTTGAAGCAGAGTCTCAGCGGCATGAGCTTGGCTGTCATCAA GCAAGCAGTGGAGTTCCTCAGCAACGAAGGACACATCTTCTCCACCATCGACGAGGACCACTTCAAGTCTACGGACAATGATGAATAA
- the LOC139564333 gene encoding protein THEMIS2-like, translating into MAGTEVVMSLQELIASLDQTCLPRILQVCSGVYFQGSVYELSGNEVCLSTGDLVKVIDIELLSVSCEDISNNEKFQLPLNHADLFKLVPEEMPYSTVEEMVSLRPVGLDTCFPFTFTSQCELTFENFTLGAGVAVTMLYIEQQDGGEESCVRCQLRGQQGALAEVLVPFSCRGEFYECESDQTYTLQEIISSPHLCIRRFHFSKNTKHRGSLVFSPIYQVQAIMHLRKNIVKFPSSLEVDVVDVTTQSQDLTFVTPLTLPEVFAQPDEAFPTMAEILEHHEGQPLFRCTWLAELHKGHPLVLHKRGSSAMVLASGIKGRNARQYFLVSQRYGGRLRRRPREFESVYELYAASTRALFLKVRVTQHSEELDEEGFLALSVGEQLEVLRCEKVKLPGGRTSQEKNNQTMEVLVCRRLQEVGDDEEEDEEEESEVVHLPLYMQSHFVEKLTDNKKYSLKDLGKAFALPLDVKVASRDAELETDPLVGFSSLRLEATTIQPMIQASLPGKPERCFEIPTHWLNMSLSLTNDPLPLAQEYHLETVTEVTDSFYCEFRKLTASDEPPPPRPPKPSSRSKPSSGSKSSKATPSPSQPDTPCHPPKSGTLSLLSGLSLDSKKTHRPPAPLPPAITDAPPLNPRKPMTGVKSGKAQPNTYVTSISHKPNNKVPKYEVQADEGSDHDYEQVDDMLKTAQDSFLLY; encoded by the exons GGTCTGTTTATGAGCTGTCGGGAAACGAGGTGTGCCTATCCACGGGGGACCTGGTGAAGGTCATCGACATCGAGCTCCTGTCTGTCAGCTGTGAGGACATCAGCAACAATGAGAAGTTtcagctgcccctcaaccatgcAG ATCTGTTCAAgctggttccagaggagatgccatacaGCACAGTGGAGGAGATGGTGAGCCTGAGGCCTGTAGGCCTGGACACCTGCTTTCCCTTCACCTTCACCAGCCAATGTGAGCTGACTTTTGAGAATTTCACCCTCGGCGCCGGGGTGGCCGTGACCATGCTGTACATCGAGCAGCAAGACGGGGGTGAGGAGAGCTGCGTCCGCTGTCAACTCAGAGGCCAGCAGGGGGCGTTGGCTGAAGTGCTAGTCCCCTTCTCCTGCCGTGGGGAGTTCTATGAGTGTGAGAGTGACCAGACCTACACCCTCCAGGAGATCATATCCTCGCCCCACCTCTGTATCCGGCGCTTTCACTTCAGCAAGAATACCAAGCACAGGGGATCGCTAGTCTTCAGCCCCATATACCAGGTCCAGGCCATCATGCACT TGAGGAAGAACATAGTCAAGTTCCCCTCCAGCTTGGAGGTGGATGTAGTTGACGTGACGACGCAATCCCAAGACTTGACATTTGTGACCCCGCTCACTCTGCCCGAGGTATTTGCCCAGCCAGACGAGGCCTTCCCCACCATGGCTGAAATACTGGAGCACCATGAGGGCCAGCCTTTGTTCCGCTGTACCTGGCTGGCTGAACTACACAAGGGCCATCCTCTAGTCCTTCACAAGCGTGGTTCCTCAGCCATGGTTCTGGCTTCGGGTATCAAGGGGCGCAATGCCCGCCAGTACTTCCTAGTGTCGCAGCGCTACGGGGGACGCCTGCGACGGAGGCCGCGGGAGTTTGAGTCAGTGTACGAGCTGTACGCCGCCTCGACCCGGGCACTGTTTCTCAAGGTCAGGGTGACGCAGCACAGTGAGGAGCTGGACGAGGAGGGGTTTCTGGCGCTCAGTGTGGGCGAGCAGCTGGAGGTGCTGCGCTGCGAGAAGGTGAAGCTGCCTGGTGGAAGAACCAGCCAGGAGAAGAATAACCAGACCATGGAGGTCCTTGTATGTAGACGTCTCCAAGAAGTGGGCGATgacgaggaggaggatgaagaggaggagagcgaggTGGTCCACTTGCCCCTGTACATGCAGAGCCACTTTGTGGAGAAGCTCACGGACAACAAGAAGTACAGCCTGAAGGACTTGGGCAAGGCCTTTGCCCTGCCGTTGGACGTTAAGGTGGCGAGCCGTGACGCAGAGCTGGAGACAGATCCTCTGGTGGGGTTCTCATCCCTGAGGCTGGAGGCTACAACTATACAGCCCATGATACAGGCCAGCCTTCCAGGAAAGCCAGAGAGGTGCTTTGAGATACCCACTCACTGGCTTAACATGTCTTTGTCCTTAACTAATGACCCCTTGCCTTTGGCCCAAGAATATCACCTGGAGACAGTTACAGAGGTGACGGACTCATTCTATTGCGAATTTCGAAAGCTCACCGCATCAGATGAACCCCCACCACCACGTCCACCAAAGCCATCGTCAAGATCAAAGCCATCGTCAGGCTCAAAGTCTTCAAAGGCAACCCCTTCACCCTCACAACCAGACACCCCCTGCCATCCACCCAAAAGTGGCACCCTTTCCCTGTTGAGTGGTCTAAGTCTTGATAGCAAAAAGACTCACAGGCCCCCTGCTCCTCTGCCTCCG GCTATCACGGATGCCCCTCCGCTGAATCCAAGAAAGCCTATGACCGGTGTCAAGTCAGGAAAGGCTCAGCCAAACACTTATGTCACGTCTATAAGTCACAAGCCCAACAATAAAG TGCCGAAATATGAAGTGCAAGCAGATGAGGGCAGCGACCATGATTATGAGCAAGTGGACGACATGTTGAAAACAGCACAGGACAGTTTTTTACTTTACTGA